The sequence tctttatggtatgGTACTTAATATATTTCAGTATCCTGAGGTAATATAATTTCAGATAGGAGATCATTTTAGTTTTATTCAAACTGACTTCCTTTAGGAGTAATCTTTTCTGCTAACTTAGATCTAGCCTGCAATGATGTAGATGACAAATGATAATTGATTAAGATGGTCTGGATATTTCAAACAACAATATTGAGGGATCATGGTCAGGAGAGGGCGAAGAACTGAATAAATGGCTCCTAGGAAGCGGGAGAGACACTTAAGTGTGCACATAAGGAAGGGTTAGTTCTGTTGGAGCTGATAGCTTAGTCCTGTTGTTTCATGTACAACATTTTGGTTCCTTTGGTGAGAAGTCCTTGGAAAGCTCTTCCCCATAAGGCTTTCTATTGTGACTAGGAAATTATATTTGTTGTGCCTGTACACAGTATGGTGAATCTACAATTTTAATATGCAAACTTGTATACTTTTTCAAGTGTTCTTATAAATTGGACTTCAACATCACTCAAACGAACAGAAACTTCAAGATTgatgtttttcttttattattcatTATTGCTTGTTATCCAAAATGGGAGCAACATTTCCAAGGTTGTTCAAGTTGCAACAGAAAGAGAGACTTTTGGATGCTTTACATCTTACAAAAGAGGAGGATTGTAAGATATTTGTCTGAAAAGAATAATAAGGTTGACTAAGACAGAGAAAAAGACATCAGGCAATTGTATTTTTCCTTAATCATTTTTCCATCTTGTGACTCAGCTCGGTAGTATTCATGTTGGATTGCAGGTCTTGTAGTTCATATCTTACAAGTCGTGCTCGCATCTTCTATTTGAATCTCACATCATAACTAACTACTAAACATTGCTTTCCAGATCTAGTCCTATCAAATAAGTTAGTTCTTTATGATCTGGAGAACCAAGTCATTGGATGGACAGACTACAATTGTAAGTTGCATTCGATTTTATTACTTGCCAAAATTATATCTTGTGAAAGCATTATCCAAGAACCGTATGTGTTGGGATCCAGAGTTGATCTATATCTTCTCCAATACTTGATGTGCGTGGTGACCACCACATATGATCTTATAGGCAAAGTTATGGAACATTTTAAGCGATAAAGGGGATTCAAATTCGATGTGTCCTCTTAGGCATGTCGGCTTTGTCCTCGGTTGTACAAACCATATATTATGATTACTATCGACATGTTCTCACTGATGAATTTGCCCTAATTTCAGGCTCCTCGAGCATCAAGGTCCGGGATGGCAAGACGGGAGCAGTTTTCATCGTGGATTCTCATAATCTTTACTCTTCTGGCAAAAGATTGCAGCTGGGAGGGTccattttgttgttgttgctaaCCCTTGTGTGTGTTTTTTGATTTGTTGAAACGGCAACAGCAAAGTTGAGTTTGCCCCATTCATATTCATTTATAGAAGAAATTTCTTTGCTCTTTATCTGTTTCGGTGTCTTGATCTCTCGAGAATTCCTCATTCTCATGTGGAGCAACACGCAGCACAACGATATTTGTTTGACTCAATGATTTAACTTACATGTACTAATCATGACGAGCAAAATTCAGATTAGATCGATTCAATTCaaataattctttatttattatcaaagatgTATACACTAAAATTTATTCTTACAATAGCATctatatatttcaaaattttaaccTCATCATATACAACTAACTATCTATtattctattaaaaaaatattaagcctACGATAGGGTTGATGGGATTGGGGATTACCGTCCGGTCTTTATAATTACGGATGAAAGAAGCAGCATTAGTTGTTAAATGCAGCACTTTAATGAATTAATAATCAACTATATGGATTGATTCTCGATGAATCTCCTCACGCATCTCAACGTGCTACATCTTGCAACTTTTCTGtggtgtttattttttataattatatattgttAATTAGATTTTTGATTTTGTAATGTAAAGAATTTAGATCCAATCGAGGTACCTTTTCATATTTGTTGTAGAAAATTTTGGTGGTGGATAAACTAAATAAATGTCTAAGCTGAGTCCTACAAAACTATGCCTAGTAGATTCAAAACTTCAAATTGTACGAGGATCGGAGGAGGCTTTGACTAAGTGTCGACTCTATATACTATAATTTGCATTTGTGTGACAAATataatggtatatatatataccttgggCCTTTCATAACATTGCAAAAGATTATTACTGTTGTGTTCCATCCGACGATAAATAAGATCATGAGATCATGTATCAAATCTGTCTGCAGATCTCATAATAATAGTTATGCTGAATCAATTTTCTTGCAGCAGAAACCCctaaaagataaatataaaataaaaacgaaaaaaaataaaaaattgatctcACAAAACCCAACATGGAGAGAGGACGATAAGATTCTGTTTGAAGGACACGCCATGTGAATAATgtccccttatatatatatatatatatatatatatatatatatatatatatagagagagagagagagagagagagagagagagagagagaaaaaagggtGTGTtaaaaggaaagagaagaagaattcCATTAGCAACCAAATCACACTCGATCCTTCTCCGGTCTGTCGAACTGATTCCAAAGGCCAAAGCTATAATGAGCAATAACAACGGCAGTGTCCAAAGCCGCCTTCTTTCCCCACTTTAGTAAAAGATTCCTGTACTCAGCCGACGAGCTCTGCCACCTCCGATCGCGCACTCTCTCCcaagccacagccacagccacagccaccgCCATTAGAAGCCAAACCCAGAGCGCGTCCGGGttctatccatccatccatccatccgtaGATCCGAACAACCAACCGACCCATGCTGCCCTCCTCGCTCTCATCGTCGTCGTCATGGTGGGTTTCCTGTCTCCGCTTCGTCCTCGCCCTTTCGCTTCTCGGCGTGGGCTCAGGAGGAGATCCCTACGTGTACTACCAGTGGGAAGTCTCCTACATCTCCGCCTCCCCTCTCGGCGTGAAACAACAGGTCCCTGCATCcccccttcttctccctcttaGTTTTTTAGAGATACAGCAGCCCGAAAGAGAAACCATTTTAAGGCCACAAATTTCGGGAAAAGGAAGAAGATTAGGACGCTAGCTCGAGTGAGAACCCATATACCAATCTTGGTTGCTAGGGGTTTTGTTGCGTCGGGTCGAATCGTTGGTTCTTCTGATGTTTATGTGGAGTAGATCGAAATTATGCAAGATCGAGGAATGGATGATAGCTTCAGATGTAGATCGAAATTGGAGTAGAAATTATTAGTGAAGTTTTGGTGTCGAGCGAGGGTATGGGAAAATGTGAAGAGGGGAACCGGAGGAGGTGATTACGAGCTCAGAGATGATATGACCAGCTTGGAGTATGGGGGAGGAACATGCAGATCATGTATAGGACTTCAATGTGGCTTTAATCTTACGATCAGGGCAATTTAGTGTCAGTGTTTGTCCAATCTGGTACTGCTGAAGATTGCTTGcagaacatatatgtatatatacatacatatatacatgtaacaTCTACAACTTTGTAAATATTTCTACTACCAACCATGCTTGACTGCATCGCAACCGATCAATGTGACTTTCCATATCAAAATTATGCTTGCTTGCCCACTGTCCAGTGGAGTTGTAGATTTCTAGTAGTGGGATAATTGGAATATCCATGCTCAAATGCTGCTCATACAAGATGGTATCTGGGCATAAACCCAGACAAAGTTTTTCTAGGCTTAGCTTGGATCATATGATGCTTTTCGTTTATTCATGTCAAAACTCATCCGGCAACCTTGACTAGAATCCCAAAAGAATAAGTGTCACCACTTTTGTCCTTCGTATATGTGCCTCTACCAGTATGTGTTTATAATGATTCTGTAACCAAGTCTCTTAGACTTCCTTGGTGATTGGCCCTTACTAAAAGGGGCTGGCTATGACTGCAGGTCATTGGAATCAATGGGCAATTTCCAGGACCAATTTTGAGTGCAACAACAAATTGGAACGTCGTTGTGAATATCAAGAACAATTTAGATGAGCCTTTTCTCATGACGTGGTATAAGCTCTATCCTTGGTTACTTCTATAACATGGTATAAACTTTGTCTCTAGTGTCTTTTGTAACATGGAATAAGCTTTGTCCTTAGTTTCTTTTATGTCATGGTATAAACTTTAGCCATAGTTTCTTCCAATGCTTAATATGATTGTGATGTGATTGATTAGTATGAAATTATTTGATAGGAATGGTTTGCAGCAAAGAAAGAACTCTTGGCAGGATGGGGTTTTAGGGACAAATTGCCCTATCCCTTCTGGTTGGAATTGGACTTACGCATTTCAAGTCAAAGATCAGATTGGAAGCTTCCTCTATTTTCCATCAGTCAACTTTCAGAAAGCTGCGGGTGGCTATGGTGGAATTATCATAAACAACAGAGACGTAATTCCTTTGCCATTTGGATTGCCAGATGGAGATATAACTATCTTTATAAGTGATTGGTATATCAAGGGCTTCAAGGTCAGGTTATTTCTCATTCAGGATTCGACCATTAGTAAATGCAATTGATTTTCTTTGGGTGCTATTTGGTTTACTGACTCGAAGGATAACAGGACCTAAGAAAAACCATTGAAGAAGGAGGCGATCTAGGAACTCCTGATGGGGTTCTCATCAATGGTTTGGGCCCCTACCGCTACAATGAATCACTTGTTCCTGATGGCATTATTTATGAGACGATAAACGTGGATCCAGGTTACCAGCTCATGTTAACTTTTTATAAGCGCTCTTCATTTTGTCTTTGGGCTTTTTTAGCACCATATTCCGTGAACCCTTTCACTTAAGTTTACATGGAGATTATAATTATTGAAATAACACAAAATTGGTTTAGAATTGTATCTAGCTACCATTTAGACTATGCATTGAAGGTTGTCAACATCATTTCTTTAGGATACAGAATCAACTGAGCTTTAGACTACGAGGTCCTCGTGCATTTTGTTCCATGAATATATCCTTAAGTTCTACTGACTACATAAATATGTCTGTAGCTAGCTTGACAAGTGATATATAGTACTTTCTTTTGTTTTCCTGCACATGGTCTCTATTATATTACCGACAAAAGCTTGTTGTCAGTTATGATAAAAAGTTATATCAAACCTTCTTTCTTATTTCAGGCAAAACATATCGAATTCGAGTGCACAATGTTGGATTCTCATCTAGCTTAAATTTTAGAATACAAAATCATAACTTGTTTCTAGTAGAGACAGAAGGTTCTTACACTGTGCAACAGAACTACACGAACATGGATATCCA comes from Musa acuminata AAA Group cultivar baxijiao chromosome BXJ3-3, Cavendish_Baxijiao_AAA, whole genome shotgun sequence and encodes:
- the LOC103978533 gene encoding monocopper oxidase-like protein SKU5 isoform X3; this translates as MLPSSLSSSSSWWVSCLRFVLALSLLGVGSGGDPYVYYQWEVSYISASPLGVKQQVIGINGQFPGPILSATTNWNVVVNIKNNLDEPFLMTWNGLQQRKNSWQDGVLGTNCPIPSGWNWTYAFQVKDQIGSFLYFPSVNFQKAAGGYGGIIINNRDVIPLPFGLPDGDITIFISDWYIKGFKDLRKTIEEGGDLGTPDGVLINGLGPYRYNESLVPDGIIYETINVDPGKTYRIRVHNVGFSSSLNFRIQNHNLFLVETEGSYTVQQNYTNMDIHVGQSYSFLVTMDQNTISDYYIVASARFSNSTTRDRFTGVAILHYSNSQGPASGPLPDGPDEGDTYFSMNQARSIRWNVSAGAARPNPQGSFRYGEITVTDVYVLLNRPAEIINGQMRNTLNGISYIAPFTPLKLAQQFDVPGVYKLDFPNRMMNRPAKVDTSIINGTYKGFMEIIFQNNDTTIQSYHMDGYAFFVVGMDFGIWTENSRGTYNKWDGVARSTIQDGQANHYS